Proteins encoded in a region of the Vicia villosa cultivar HV-30 ecotype Madison, WI linkage group LG5, Vvil1.0, whole genome shotgun sequence genome:
- the LOC131604774 gene encoding uncharacterized protein LOC131604774, with product MTVTNTVVTNIVGPGSMTRSGHIFNTAKPNENLAQASNQATVVPTEEGISKDKEITNKDAEEFLALIKKSDYRVVDQLHQTPSKISLLLLLVHSEKHRDALMKILNAAHVTKDITINQFDGMVANLTVGACLSFNEHELPSQGKEHNKALHISIQCGKAHLSRVLIDTGSSLNVMPKATLDKIALEGLVVRPSLLVVKAFDGSQSPVFGEVDLPVVVGPYTFCINFQVMEIEPSYTCLLGRPWIHAAGAVTSTLHQKVMFVDGNSIVTVNGEEDIFVSNLDSYQYIEAGEGALETSFQALEIATAVTLPIEKIRRAVTSWRDLQDMKMEGWGKIPEVQEKKDRLGLGYQPTRKAAKEEQRFPLIAQTFVTGGYEHVSMISSMEGTSKFIRMIRLGEQLQNWTSLEIPEIVSISK from the coding sequence atgacagtcactAATACTGTCGTGACAAACATTGTTGGGCCTGGGAGCATGACTCGTAGTGGCCACATATTCAACACTGCAAAACCAAACGAGAACTTGGCGCAAGCAAGTAATCAAGCTACTGTGGTCCCAACTGAAGAAGGCATATCCAAGGATAAAGAGATCACCAATAAAGATGCTGAAGAGTTTTTGGCGttaattaagaaaagtgattatagagtggtggaCCAGTTGCACCAAACTCCGTCCAAAATATCGCTCCTCTTGCTGTTAGTGCACTCAGAGAAACACCGAGACGCCTTGATGAAAATCTTGAACGCCGCCCACGTAACTAAAGACATCACTATAAACCAATTcgatggaatggtggctaatctcacTGTTGGGGCATGCCTAAGTTTCAATGAACATGAGCTACCCTCACAAGGGAAGGAAcataacaaagccttgcatatctccatacaatgtggTAAAGCTCATCTATCTAGAGTTCTGATTGACACAGGGTCATCATTAAACGTGATGCCTAAAGCTACTCTTGATAAAATAGCTTTGGAAGGTCTGGTAGTTAGACCAAGTCTTCTGGTGGTCAAAGCCTTCGATGGATCACAAAGTCCGGTGTTTGGAGAGGTAGACCTCCCTGTAGTAGTTGGTCCTTACacattctgcatcaatttccaagtaatgGAAATTGAACCCTCTTATACCTGCTTATTGGGACGTCCCTGGATTCATGCtgctggggcagttacctctaCTCTTCATCAGAAAGTAATGTTTGTGGATGGAAACTCTATAGTGACCGTCAATGGGGAGGAGGATATATTTGTTAGCAACCTGGACTCGTACCAATACATCGAGGCTGGAGAAGGGGCATTAGAGACTTCGTTCCAAGCACTAGAGATCGCAACTGCTGTCACGCTACCAATTGAGAAAAtacgaagggcggtaacatcctggagagacctgCAAGACATGAAAATGGAAGGATGGGGCAAGATTCCGGAAGTTCAAGAGAAGAAGGATCGTCTGGGGTTAGGATATCAACCAACAAGGAAGGCTGCAAAGGAAGAACAACGATTCCCTCTGATTGCGCAAACTTTTGTCACAGGCGGATATGAACATGTATCCATGATATCTAGCATGGAAGGTACATCCAAATTCATCCGAATGATCAGACTAGGAGAACAACTTcaaaattggacaagcctggagataccagaGATAGTTtctatttcaaagtaa